TCAGTTGCGTCGGTGGTATCAGCAGTTCTACGTCGACGCCGCCGACGTGCAACCGGATATGGTGGACCGCTTCGAGTTCGAGCTGGACACGACCCGGCCCTACGAGGCGTGGATGAAGGAGGTCGAGGCGAACATGGCGGCCCAGGCGGGCTCGATCTGATGACGGTCGATTCGTGGGTCGACAATCGCCTCGACGAGCTGCCCATGATGCCGGTCGCGTGCCGCAACTGCGGTGCGCGGGTGCTGGCCCGCAAGAGCAGCTGGAACCAGACGAGTGTGCAGTGGAACGCCGACGCGATGGCCCGGTGTGCCGAGCGCAGGGAGGCCGACAAGATGTCGGCGCACGCTGGCAGAGGAGTGTTTCTGGCGTGCTCGGCGTTGAGCCAGTCGATCGCCGACGCGGTGCGACACGGCGACTTGTCTATCGTCGACGAGACGAAAGTCCCGGAAAGCTCTGCGCGGCAAGCACCTTCGCCCGCTCCGCCATGGCCACCCCAACAGACGGTTCGGTGAGCAGGTAGAACCGGCCCTCGGCGGCCTGCTCGAAAATCGTCGCTGCGGCGGCCAGCGGATCCATGGCCGCGGTCTTGACGTCAAGCATGGCCGCACGCTGCTGTTCGGCTGCCGTGGTGTCGGTGGCAGCCGCGGGGTCTACGCCGCCCGCCGAGTCGAAGATGTTGGACACCACCGCTCCGGGCAGCACGGCCTGCACGTGAACGTGGTGGCCGTGGCCGGCCGACTGAACGTCGAGATAGAGGCACTCGGTCAACGCCAGCACCGCGTGCTTGCTCATGATGTAGGGCGCCTGCAACGGAATCGCCAACACCGCGCCCACCGACGACAGGTTCCACACCCAGGCTTGCTCGTCGGTAGCCATCATCTTCGGCAGAAACGCCCGCACCCCGTGGAAGACTCCACTGACGTTGATGTCGACGACGCGTCGCCAGTTGGTCACGGGCGTGTCCCACAAATACCCGAACTGTTCGACTCCGGCGTTATTCACCAACAGACGCACCGGACCGATATCGCGGTAGGTCTTCTCGGCGAGTTCGCGCATCGCGTCGGGGTCGCGCACGTCGCACACGACGTCTACCGCTGAACCTCCCGCTGCGCAAAGCTCGTCCCGCGCCGCGGCGACGGCATCGGCGTCGATGTCGGCGAGGACGACCGTCATCCCCAATGCGGCGGCATGGCGGGCCAGTCCCATGCCGATACCCGCGCCGGCTCCCGTAATGACGGCGACGCCGCCGGAAAACGCTTCGCGAGCGGTCACCGAATTCGGGCGTACTGCGTGGCGGGCCGCAGCGGCCGCAGTGGCTGCAGAGTCGGCGCAACCCGTTGCGGGCCGTCCTCGACGTTGCGCCAGATGCCCATCGCGGTCATGCGTACCGGGGCGGTCAGCCGTTGATCGAACATCATCCGATTCATCGGGCCGCACACCGACACCGCCGCCACCGTCTCCCCGGCCTCACCTGGATTCCCGATAGGTGCTGCGACACAACCGAATCCGAGCAGCGACTCCTCACGTTCGAACGCGACACCATGGGCGCGCACCTTGGCCAGTTCGATTGCCAGTTGGGCGCTGTTCGAGATCG
The nucleotide sequence above comes from Mycobacterium malmoense. Encoded proteins:
- a CDS encoding SDR family NAD(P)-dependent oxidoreductase, with product MTAREAFSGGVAVITGAGAGIGMGLARHAAALGMTVVLADIDADAVAAARDELCAAGGSAVDVVCDVRDPDAMRELAEKTYRDIGPVRLLVNNAGVEQFGYLWDTPVTNWRRVVDINVSGVFHGVRAFLPKMMATDEQAWVWNLSSVGAVLAIPLQAPYIMSKHAVLALTECLYLDVQSAGHGHHVHVQAVLPGAVVSNIFDSAGGVDPAAATDTTAAEQQRAAMLDVKTAAMDPLAAAATIFEQAAEGRFYLLTEPSVGVAMAERAKVLAAQSFPGLSSRRR